In Paractinoplanes brasiliensis, the following proteins share a genomic window:
- a CDS encoding ISAs1 family transposase translates to MPVSHAVADVVMNKASQADLGRVTALAAVFAPVKDPRKPKGVRHPLTAVLTVLTMALLCGARDCRQAADRVAELPQPLLGAAGARTHPVLGIRIPPGRDTLRRLAEAVDAAVLDRLICAWLTTLLEVRTGVGLALDGKTVRNTRPGTGVDVQLFSAMRHDTAVVIAQVQVPADTTEVTQIAALLDPVDITGMTITADAAHPSHDTATYLLKRDAGYAFTVKGNRPGLLTAITDRLPAAVPALAAATHTEHRNGHRVTRTIWTAPADGVDFPGAVQVFRIRRDTYAPDGQRVSKHLLHGITSLTCTATEIAAHVRSHWGIENKIHWIRDVLLGEDHHHAYLGTVAHAMAALRNLALALIRLAGHTRIKQLMERHHANKMLIPTLLNAAIR, encoded by the coding sequence GTGCCAGTCTCGCATGCGGTCGCCGATGTCGTCATGAACAAGGCCAGCCAGGCCGACCTCGGCCGGGTAACCGCGCTGGCCGCGGTGTTCGCGCCGGTCAAAGATCCGCGTAAGCCCAAGGGCGTGCGGCATCCTCTCACCGCGGTACTGACGGTGCTGACCATGGCACTGCTGTGCGGGGCACGTGATTGCCGGCAAGCCGCCGACCGGGTCGCGGAACTCCCGCAACCCCTGCTCGGCGCAGCGGGCGCCCGCACGCACCCCGTCCTGGGCATCCGGATCCCGCCCGGCCGTGACACCCTGCGCCGGCTGGCCGAGGCCGTCGACGCCGCGGTCTTGGACCGGCTGATCTGCGCCTGGCTGACCACCCTGCTCGAGGTTCGCACCGGTGTCGGGCTGGCCCTGGACGGCAAGACCGTCCGCAACACCCGCCCCGGCACCGGCGTGGACGTGCAACTGTTCTCCGCGATGCGCCACGACACCGCCGTGGTCATCGCCCAGGTCCAGGTCCCGGCCGACACCACCGAAGTCACCCAGATCGCCGCCCTGCTCGACCCGGTCGACATCACCGGCATGACGATCACCGCCGACGCCGCCCATCCCAGCCACGACACCGCCACCTACCTACTCAAGCGCGATGCCGGTTACGCCTTCACCGTCAAAGGCAACCGGCCCGGCCTGCTCACCGCGATCACTGACCGGCTGCCCGCAGCCGTCCCCGCTCTGGCTGCCGCAACGCACACCGAGCACCGAAACGGCCACCGGGTCACCCGCACCATCTGGACCGCACCCGCCGACGGCGTGGACTTCCCCGGCGCGGTCCAGGTCTTCCGGATCCGCCGCGACACCTACGCCCCCGACGGCCAACGCGTCAGCAAACACCTCCTGCACGGCATCACCAGCCTGACCTGCACCGCAACCGAGATCGCCGCTCACGTCCGCAGCCACTGGGGAATCGAAAACAAGATCCACTGGATCCGCGACGTCCTGCTCGGCGAAGACCACCACCACGCCTACCTCGGCACCGTCGCCCACGCCATGGCCGCCCTGCGCAACCTCGCCCTCGCCCTGATCCGCCTCGCCGGGCACACCCGAATCAAACAGCTCATGGAACGGCATCACGCCAACAAGATGCTCATCCCGACGCTACTCAACGCAGCCATCCGATAA
- a CDS encoding GPP34 family phosphoprotein, whose product MEIGTVRERLWLLAHDDRADLQPLLNPGALAIGLMAATLVDLLLDDRIVCRGGFLKPHLQSGRRAASRELDPITAGVLHELTGETSRLSDVLRAARAELPADQHHPYVRLYQRTLAALLAAGVVTEQRRTLRATRFYLADAGGLSWNRGQLNTRLVYHDRPSDPVTDCLAALVWCLNLHTMLATPYTPGEAATILRQITEAIPRNAGPSSPLTVVPHLAACVRTAVGDLATAAF is encoded by the coding sequence ATGGAGATCGGGACGGTGCGAGAGCGGCTGTGGCTGCTGGCCCACGACGACCGCGCCGACCTGCAACCCCTGCTCAACCCGGGGGCTTTGGCGATCGGGTTGATGGCCGCGACCCTGGTCGACCTGCTGCTCGATGACCGGATCGTCTGCCGGGGCGGCTTCCTGAAACCGCACCTCCAGAGCGGGCGGCGGGCCGCTTCCCGTGAGCTGGATCCGATCACCGCCGGTGTACTGCACGAGCTCACCGGGGAGACCTCGCGGTTGTCCGACGTGCTGCGGGCGGCGCGTGCCGAGCTGCCCGCCGACCAGCACCACCCGTACGTGCGCTTGTATCAGCGCACTCTCGCGGCGTTGCTCGCGGCTGGGGTGGTCACCGAGCAGCGCCGCACGTTGCGTGCGACCCGCTTCTACCTCGCCGACGCGGGCGGGCTGAGCTGGAACCGGGGTCAGCTCAACACAAGGCTCGTCTACCACGACCGGCCATCCGATCCGGTGACCGACTGCCTCGCCGCGCTGGTGTGGTGCTTGAACCTGCACACCATGCTGGCCACCCCCTACACGCCGGGCGAGGCCGCGACGATCCTGCGGCAGATCACCGAGGCGATACCCCGCAACGCGGGACCTAGCTCGCCGCTGACCGTTGTGCCGCACCTCGCCGCCTGTGTGCGTACCGCCGTCGGCGACCTCGCCACCGCCGCCTTCTAA
- a CDS encoding cation:proton antiporter has product MNGVQILLIIGLGIFVSSMARRRGVEPGMIIVVLAAAASFIPGVPRLELDSEVILAIVIPPLLYSATRGASFANFGANLRAIWALGVVLVAVTCGALGFLSSWLMPALGLSVAFVLGAVLAPPDTITTVSHGDEIGLPKRATSILTGESLVNDATALTLFSIAVAAVNGEHTSWSGGLLEFLRTASIGLAIGAALAFVALWIRKRLHNPTLETSLVLLVPFTAFLAAEQAHASGILAVVMAAFSISVNLTLDPKHQYPGAYLTRLQEEQVWRVLDFLLETFVFAYIGLQLKFVLRELADSADPGLVRTLVAAGVLLVAAMVLRMAGVFVIFGRWRLKEIGTKRRAESDERFRARYQRRRERHERGGGQPLPAPTTKEMVLVGWTGMRGILTLAAAASIPEHTASGEEFPGRDAIQAIALLVTLGTLLLQGTTIAWLARKLKFDLRTERAETGKLRQYGRQLAAEAAARPASDVDASFEAQRLALGKAVRDRQLPEEIARELIEDVDLRQAARHTGS; this is encoded by the coding sequence GTGAACGGCGTGCAGATCCTGCTCATCATCGGTCTGGGCATCTTCGTGTCGTCGATGGCCCGGCGTCGTGGCGTCGAACCCGGGATGATCATCGTGGTACTGGCCGCGGCCGCGTCGTTCATTCCCGGGGTGCCGCGGCTGGAGCTGGACAGCGAGGTCATTCTCGCGATCGTCATCCCGCCGCTGCTCTACTCGGCCACCCGCGGCGCCTCGTTCGCGAACTTCGGGGCCAACCTGCGGGCGATCTGGGCGCTCGGCGTGGTGCTGGTCGCGGTCACCTGCGGCGCGCTCGGGTTCCTGTCGTCGTGGCTGATGCCCGCGCTCGGGCTCTCGGTCGCGTTCGTGCTGGGCGCTGTGCTGGCCCCGCCGGACACGATCACGACGGTGTCGCACGGTGACGAGATCGGCTTGCCGAAACGGGCGACCTCGATCCTCACCGGCGAGAGCCTGGTCAACGACGCCACCGCCCTCACCCTGTTCAGCATCGCCGTGGCCGCGGTCAACGGTGAGCACACCAGCTGGTCGGGCGGCCTTCTCGAGTTTCTCCGTACGGCGTCGATCGGGCTCGCCATCGGCGCGGCGCTCGCGTTCGTCGCGCTGTGGATCCGCAAACGGCTGCACAATCCGACCCTCGAGACGTCGCTCGTGCTGCTCGTGCCGTTCACCGCGTTCCTGGCCGCCGAGCAGGCGCACGCGTCGGGCATCCTCGCCGTGGTCATGGCCGCCTTCTCGATCAGCGTGAACCTGACCCTCGACCCGAAACACCAGTACCCAGGCGCGTACCTGACCCGGTTGCAGGAGGAGCAGGTCTGGCGGGTGCTGGACTTCCTTCTCGAGACGTTCGTGTTCGCGTACATCGGCCTGCAGTTGAAGTTCGTGCTGCGGGAACTGGCCGATTCGGCGGACCCGGGGCTGGTCCGCACGCTGGTGGCGGCGGGTGTCCTGCTGGTGGCGGCGATGGTGCTGCGGATGGCCGGGGTGTTCGTCATCTTCGGGCGGTGGCGGCTCAAGGAGATCGGGACCAAGCGCCGCGCCGAGTCGGACGAACGGTTCCGGGCCCGCTATCAGCGCCGGCGGGAGCGGCACGAACGCGGCGGCGGGCAGCCGTTGCCCGCGCCGACCACCAAGGAGATGGTGCTGGTCGGCTGGACGGGCATGCGCGGCATCCTGACGCTGGCCGCCGCGGCCTCGATCCCCGAGCACACCGCGTCGGGCGAGGAGTTCCCGGGCCGCGACGCCATTCAGGCCATCGCGCTGCTGGTCACGCTGGGCACGTTGCTGCTGCAGGGCACGACGATCGCGTGGCTGGCCCGCAAGCTCAAGTTCGACCTGCGTACCGAGCGGGCCGAGACCGGGAAACTGCGGCAGTACGGCCGGCAGCTGGCAGCCGAGGCGGCGGCGCGGCCCGCATCCGACGTCGACGCGTCGTTCGAGGCCCAGCGCCTGGCGCTCGGCAAGGCGGTGCGCGACCGGCAGCTGCCCGAGGAGATCGCCCGCGAGCTCATCGAGGACGTCGACCTGCGCCAGGCCGCCCGCCACACGGGCTCCTAG
- a CDS encoding NAD-dependent epimerase/dehydratase family protein → MREVVGGSPTREGAPEVVRVLVLGGSWFVGRVLVERAVGQGLDVTVFNRGRSPVDLPTGVRRVVGDRESPSDLVALAKEGPWDAAIDVSGSVPAVVARSAKILAPAVGHYTFVSTISAYRDWPHAAVDEGSALWDGDPGLDPGTRRWDPDTYGPLKVGCEIACGNAFGSDRLLVLRPHVVLGPYEYVGRLQWWLDRVRRGGRILVPAPDRGIQPVDVRDLSDFLLERVRDGDAGVYNVAPNNDEATFGDMLTACADVVGPADKRVRFVWADEDWLVEQGVTQWTELPLWRNAAAPWSMSAERARAAGLRCRPIAETVADTWAWLHSGGRPVDHERFGEHGIAPDREQELIRRWLTEHPQS, encoded by the coding sequence TTGCGTGAAGTTGTCGGCGGTTCACCAACTCGGGAAGGGGCGCCTGAGGTCGTGCGGGTTTTAGTTCTCGGGGGATCGTGGTTCGTCGGCCGGGTGCTGGTCGAGAGAGCTGTCGGTCAGGGCCTCGACGTCACCGTCTTCAACAGGGGGCGCTCGCCCGTCGATTTGCCGACCGGCGTCCGTCGGGTGGTGGGCGATCGTGAGAGTCCGTCAGATCTGGTCGCACTCGCCAAAGAGGGGCCATGGGACGCTGCGATCGATGTGTCTGGAAGCGTCCCTGCGGTGGTTGCGCGGTCGGCCAAGATATTGGCGCCGGCGGTGGGGCACTACACGTTTGTTTCGACGATTTCCGCTTACCGGGACTGGCCGCATGCTGCGGTCGATGAGGGTTCAGCGTTGTGGGATGGCGATCCCGGTCTCGATCCTGGGACGCGGCGGTGGGATCCGGACACTTACGGCCCGCTGAAGGTGGGGTGCGAGATTGCCTGCGGGAACGCTTTCGGGTCGGACAGGCTGCTTGTTCTTCGGCCCCATGTTGTTCTCGGGCCTTACGAGTACGTGGGACGTCTGCAATGGTGGCTGGATCGTGTTCGTCGGGGAGGACGCATTCTGGTACCGGCTCCCGACCGCGGAATACAACCGGTTGACGTCCGGGATCTATCCGATTTTCTCCTGGAACGAGTGCGAGACGGTGACGCCGGGGTCTATAACGTCGCGCCGAACAACGACGAAGCAACTTTCGGCGACATGCTGACGGCGTGCGCTGACGTGGTTGGGCCCGCGGACAAGCGGGTTAGGTTCGTCTGGGCCGACGAGGACTGGCTGGTGGAGCAGGGCGTGACGCAATGGACGGAATTGCCGTTGTGGCGCAACGCGGCTGCGCCATGGAGCATGAGCGCCGAGCGCGCTCGGGCGGCAGGGCTGCGCTGCCGCCCGATTGCTGAAACCGTTGCCGACACGTGGGCGTGGCTGCACAGCGGTGGGAGACCTGTAGATCATGAGCGCTTCGGTGAACACGGGATCGCACCTGACCGTGAGCAGGAGTTGATCAGGCGATGGCTGACTGAGCATCCTCAGTCGTGA
- a CDS encoding acetamidase/formamidase family protein, protein MPEPIFIDATPGTVGYTFGGRDPIATIRPGELVHLRTFDCFGGKVTSVSDLPSKVCQFPYLNPVTGPLWVEGARPGDTLAVHVVDLAPAAEVGWSATFPHFGALTGTPTTAMLHPALEERVWQYAIDVDAGTVGYTARGGDYTADLSLEPMLGTIGVAPAAGEVRLSIVPGPHGGNLDTPLIAAGTTVYLPVGAEGALLAVGDGHARQGDGELCGVAVEVPMDVVLCVEVIPDVVTRLPRLETDTRLISIGIARPLDDAYRSAHADLIAHLCELTGLDLLDAYQLVSQDGMARIGNMVDAQYTITADLDKRLLKGVQAYRGAHERLSLVGGLW, encoded by the coding sequence GTGCCTGAGCCGATCTTCATCGACGCGACCCCTGGCACGGTCGGCTACACCTTCGGTGGCCGGGACCCGATCGCGACCATCCGGCCCGGAGAGCTGGTCCACCTGCGCACCTTCGACTGCTTCGGCGGGAAGGTCACCTCGGTCAGTGATCTGCCGTCGAAGGTGTGCCAGTTCCCGTACTTGAATCCGGTCACCGGCCCGTTGTGGGTGGAGGGCGCCCGACCGGGTGACACCCTCGCCGTGCACGTGGTCGACCTGGCCCCGGCGGCCGAGGTGGGCTGGTCGGCGACCTTCCCGCACTTCGGCGCGCTGACGGGTACGCCGACCACGGCGATGCTGCACCCCGCCCTCGAAGAACGGGTCTGGCAGTACGCGATCGACGTCGACGCCGGGACAGTCGGCTACACGGCCCGTGGCGGCGACTACACCGCCGACCTGAGCCTCGAACCGATGCTCGGCACCATCGGGGTGGCCCCGGCCGCCGGTGAGGTCCGCCTGTCCATCGTCCCCGGCCCGCACGGCGGGAACCTCGACACCCCGTTGATCGCGGCCGGCACGACGGTGTATCTGCCGGTCGGGGCTGAGGGGGCGCTGCTGGCGGTCGGGGACGGGCACGCCCGGCAGGGCGACGGCGAGTTGTGCGGGGTGGCGGTTGAGGTACCGATGGACGTTGTCCTGTGCGTCGAGGTCATTCCGGATGTGGTGACCCGGCTGCCGAGGCTGGAGACCGACACCCGCCTCATCTCCATCGGCATCGCCCGGCCGTTGGATGACGCCTACCGCAGCGCCCACGCGGACCTCATCGCCCACCTGTGTGAGTTGACCGGTCTGGACCTGCTCGACGCCTACCAGCTGGTGTCGCAGGACGGCATGGCACGGATCGGGAACATGGTCGACGCCCAGTACACGATCACCGCCGACCTGGACAAGCGCCTCCTGAAAGGTGTGCAGGCGTATCGGGGTGCGCACGAGCGGTTGAGCTTGGTCGGGGGGTTGTGGTGA
- a CDS encoding glycine hydroxymethyltransferase, with protein sequence MTVSDRGGKQNATPDGTLNAESHAFRSALEVVRSVEPRIADAIAKELNDQRESLKLIASENYASPAVLLAMGNWLSDKYAEGTIGRRFYAGCQNVDTVESVAVEHAKALFDAPYAYVQPHSGIDANLVAYWAILADRVEVPHLKKFEKRQINELTDAEWAELRQAFGNQRMLGMSLDAGGHLTHGFRPNISGKMFDQRSYGVDRSTGQIDYAALRETAREFKPLVIVGGYSAYPRKVNFATLREIADEVGATFMVDMAHFAGLVAGKVFTGDHSPFPHAHIVTTTTHKSLRGPRGGAVFAQPELSGQVDRGCPMVLGGPLAHVMAAKAIAFAEARQPSFQTYAQQIVTNSQALAEGLTKRGVQLVSGGTDNHLVLIDVHPFGLTGRQAEQALLDSGVVTNRNAIPQDPNGAWYTSGIRIGTPALTSRGLGVAEMDQIAELIHTVLAGTTPDATSKAKFHLDPAVADRVHKQAHELLAGFPLYPTVDLG encoded by the coding sequence ATGACTGTGTCTGACCGCGGCGGAAAACAGAATGCAACCCCAGATGGAACGCTGAACGCCGAATCCCACGCCTTCCGCTCCGCCCTCGAGGTGGTCCGGTCCGTCGAGCCCCGCATCGCCGACGCGATCGCCAAGGAGCTGAACGACCAGCGCGAGTCGCTCAAGCTCATCGCGAGTGAGAACTACGCCTCGCCGGCCGTGCTGCTGGCCATGGGCAACTGGCTGTCCGACAAGTACGCCGAAGGCACGATCGGGCGCCGCTTCTACGCCGGCTGCCAGAACGTGGACACCGTCGAGTCGGTCGCCGTCGAGCACGCCAAGGCCCTGTTCGACGCCCCGTACGCGTATGTGCAGCCGCACTCCGGCATCGACGCCAACCTGGTCGCGTACTGGGCGATCCTGGCCGACCGGGTCGAGGTGCCGCACCTCAAGAAGTTCGAGAAGCGCCAGATCAACGAGCTCACCGACGCCGAGTGGGCCGAGCTGCGGCAGGCCTTCGGCAACCAGCGCATGCTCGGCATGTCGCTCGACGCGGGCGGCCACCTCACCCACGGTTTCCGGCCCAACATCTCCGGCAAGATGTTCGACCAGCGCAGCTACGGCGTCGACCGGTCCACCGGTCAGATCGACTACGCGGCGCTGCGCGAGACCGCCCGCGAGTTCAAGCCGCTGGTGATCGTGGGCGGCTACTCGGCCTACCCCCGGAAGGTGAACTTCGCGACGTTGCGCGAGATCGCCGACGAGGTGGGCGCGACGTTCATGGTCGACATGGCGCACTTCGCCGGCCTGGTCGCGGGCAAGGTCTTCACCGGCGATCACAGCCCGTTCCCGCACGCGCACATCGTCACCACGACGACCCACAAGTCGTTGCGCGGCCCCCGCGGCGGCGCCGTGTTCGCCCAGCCCGAACTCTCCGGCCAGGTCGACCGCGGCTGCCCGATGGTGCTCGGCGGCCCGCTCGCCCATGTGATGGCGGCCAAGGCGATCGCGTTCGCCGAGGCCCGGCAGCCGTCCTTCCAGACGTACGCCCAGCAGATCGTCACCAACAGCCAGGCGCTCGCCGAGGGCCTGACCAAGCGCGGCGTCCAGCTGGTCTCCGGCGGCACCGACAACCACCTCGTGCTGATCGACGTGCACCCGTTCGGCCTCACCGGCCGCCAGGCCGAGCAGGCCCTGCTGGACAGCGGCGTGGTCACCAACCGCAACGCCATCCCCCAGGACCCGAACGGCGCCTGGTACACCTCCGGCATCCGCATCGGCACCCCGGCCCTGACGTCCCGCGGCCTCGGCGTGGCCGAAATGGACCAGATCGCCGAGCTGATCCACACCGTGCTGGCCGGCACCACCCCCGACGCCACCTCCAAGGCCAAGTTCCATCTGGACCCGGCCGTGGCCGACCGCGTCCACAAGCAGGCCCACGAACTGCTGGCCGGCTTCCCGCTCTACCCGACGGTCGACCTCGGCTGA
- a CDS encoding APC family permease, whose product MVAIAPFGIFGSVFQASEGMVALAYAVGMVAMMVTASAYGVMTRAYPSAGSVYAYAGRAISPSAGFLSGWTVLLDYILVPGLLSLVAAASMTAVWPGVPLWVWVVVFVVVNAGLNLRGIKTTRLVNKIFLVGQLAVLGVYLAAGLLALAAGAGRGFSWEPLYSSSHFQIGVVAAAVSVGMLSFLGFDALSTLAEDARGGARQVSRAQIAALGLTGVLFIAQTFVAGLLVEDPTKLITDGDPAGTAFYDTARVAAGPWLATLTALATALSWGLANNMVAQVATSRLLYAMARDRQLPAFLAKISPSRSVPTNGILLTAAISLVLGLFMASRADGISLMASLVNFGAILSFIVVNLSVLARNLRRSEEKVAGWWRSWVLPVAGIAILSVVIVNANVLAQRLGFVWLGLGVLILLGMTLAGRRPRLAGLTDTDEVGVANGQTAVEYGAVHRA is encoded by the coding sequence ATGGTGGCGATCGCCCCGTTCGGGATCTTCGGCAGCGTCTTCCAAGCGTCGGAGGGCATGGTTGCTCTCGCCTACGCGGTGGGGATGGTCGCAATGATGGTGACCGCCTCGGCGTACGGCGTGATGACGCGTGCCTATCCGAGCGCCGGTTCGGTGTACGCATATGCGGGCCGGGCGATCTCGCCGTCGGCGGGTTTCTTGTCCGGGTGGACGGTGCTGCTCGACTACATCCTCGTGCCTGGCTTGTTGTCGCTGGTCGCGGCGGCGAGCATGACGGCGGTCTGGCCCGGCGTGCCGCTGTGGGTGTGGGTCGTGGTGTTCGTGGTAGTCAATGCCGGGTTGAACCTGCGCGGCATCAAGACCACCCGCCTGGTCAACAAGATCTTCCTGGTTGGGCAGCTGGCCGTGCTGGGCGTCTACCTGGCCGCCGGCCTTCTCGCCCTCGCCGCGGGGGCAGGTCGCGGGTTCTCGTGGGAGCCGCTTTACTCCAGCAGCCACTTTCAAATCGGGGTGGTGGCTGCGGCGGTGTCGGTGGGCATGCTGTCGTTTCTGGGCTTCGACGCCCTGTCCACCCTGGCGGAGGACGCGCGTGGCGGGGCGCGGCAGGTGTCGCGGGCGCAGATCGCCGCGCTCGGGTTGACCGGGGTGTTGTTCATCGCGCAGACGTTCGTGGCGGGTCTGCTGGTCGAGGACCCCACGAAGCTGATCACGGATGGGGATCCGGCCGGGACCGCCTTCTATGACACGGCTCGGGTAGCGGCGGGGCCGTGGCTGGCCACCCTGACCGCTCTCGCCACCGCCCTGTCGTGGGGTCTGGCGAACAACATGGTGGCTCAGGTTGCCACGAGTCGTCTGTTGTATGCGATGGCCCGTGACCGGCAGCTGCCTGCGTTCCTCGCGAAGATCAGCCCGTCACGGTCGGTGCCGACCAACGGGATTCTGCTCACGGCCGCGATCTCCCTCGTGCTGGGCCTGTTCATGGCGTCGCGGGCTGACGGGATCAGTTTGATGGCTAGCTTGGTGAACTTCGGGGCGATCCTGTCGTTCATCGTGGTGAACCTGTCGGTTCTGGCCCGCAACCTGCGCCGCAGCGAGGAGAAGGTGGCGGGCTGGTGGCGCTCCTGGGTGCTACCGGTGGCCGGGATCGCGATCCTGAGCGTGGTGATCGTGAACGCCAACGTCCTCGCCCAACGGCTCGGGTTCGTGTGGCTGGGCCTGGGCGTGCTGATCCTGCTGGGTATGACTCTCGCGGGGCGGCGGCCTCGCCTGGCCGGCCTCACCGACACCGACGAGGTTGGTGTCGCGAACGGACAGACAGCCGTCGAGTACGGGGCGGTGCACCGTGCCTGA
- a CDS encoding ISAzo13 family transposase: protein MSVTDETRSMLAAKFEVIFPHLDERQRRLLMAAEARILGHGGIRAVARAAGVREATVSAGVDELDAGAQPLGRVRRPGGGRKRAAELDPGLRPALLALVEPDERGDPMSPLRWTTKSTRKLADELTREGHRVSADTVADLLRDEGFSLQSNVKTIEGRQHPDRDAQFNYINEQVTEHQQAGDPVISVDTKKKELVGQFTNAGRQWRPTGEPVATLTHDFPGDSDGKAVPYGVYDVAANTGWVNVGTDHDTATFAVESIRRWWTATGRDDYPQASRLLITADAGGSNGYRTRAWKADLAALAAETGLQITVCHFPPGTSKWNKIEHRLFCHITMKWRGRPLTSHEVIVQSIAATTTSTGLRVHAQLDTGTYPTGRTVTDADMTALPLARHTFHGDWNYTLHPPAIPADPASREQHPASSETEIIALSDPLLTGMSQHQLGELTDHLDALHNQNDQEKHQHRRQQALAAGKKPHLPRSGRPLQLGFPDRVLATVLHLRLQQPHDVLAVLFDSHRSTIRRAVTEIRQLLHQHGTMITPAALPAAATALLRTAANQHQTVMEIKAAS from the coding sequence ATGTCGGTGACGGATGAGACGCGGTCGATGTTGGCCGCGAAGTTCGAGGTGATCTTCCCGCACCTGGATGAGCGGCAGCGCCGACTCCTGATGGCGGCTGAGGCCCGGATACTCGGTCATGGAGGCATTCGGGCGGTGGCCCGGGCTGCCGGGGTCCGCGAGGCGACGGTATCGGCCGGCGTTGACGAGCTCGACGCCGGTGCGCAGCCGTTGGGGCGGGTCCGCCGGCCCGGCGGCGGCCGGAAACGAGCCGCTGAGCTGGATCCGGGTCTGCGGCCGGCGTTGCTCGCGCTGGTCGAGCCGGACGAGCGCGGTGATCCGATGTCACCGCTGCGGTGGACCACCAAATCGACCCGAAAACTCGCCGACGAACTCACCCGAGAGGGCCACCGGGTCAGCGCGGACACCGTCGCCGACTTACTGCGCGACGAGGGATTCAGCCTGCAATCCAACGTCAAGACCATCGAGGGCCGGCAACATCCGGACCGGGATGCACAGTTCAACTACATCAACGAGCAGGTCACCGAGCACCAGCAGGCCGGCGACCCGGTGATCAGCGTCGACACCAAGAAGAAGGAACTGGTCGGACAGTTCACCAACGCCGGCCGGCAATGGCGCCCTACCGGCGAGCCGGTCGCCACCCTGACCCACGACTTCCCCGGCGACAGCGACGGCAAAGCAGTGCCTTACGGCGTCTACGACGTGGCCGCCAACACCGGCTGGGTCAACGTCGGCACCGACCACGACACCGCCACGTTCGCCGTCGAATCGATCCGCCGCTGGTGGACCGCGACCGGCCGCGACGACTATCCGCAGGCCTCCCGGCTGTTGATCACCGCGGACGCGGGCGGCTCCAACGGCTACCGCACCCGGGCATGGAAAGCCGATCTCGCTGCCCTCGCCGCCGAGACCGGACTACAGATCACGGTATGTCACTTTCCGCCCGGCACATCGAAGTGGAACAAGATCGAGCACCGGCTGTTCTGCCACATCACCATGAAATGGCGCGGCCGGCCGCTGACCAGCCACGAAGTCATCGTGCAGTCCATCGCCGCGACCACCACCAGCACCGGTCTGCGCGTTCACGCCCAGCTTGACACCGGCACCTATCCCACCGGCCGCACCGTCACCGATGCCGACATGACCGCCCTGCCACTGGCCCGGCACACCTTCCACGGCGACTGGAACTACACCCTGCACCCGCCAGCCATCCCGGCCGACCCAGCCAGCCGGGAACAGCATCCCGCCAGCTCAGAAACCGAGATCATCGCTCTGTCGGATCCACTGCTGACCGGAATGAGCCAGCACCAACTCGGCGAACTGACCGATCACCTCGACGCGCTCCACAACCAGAACGACCAGGAGAAACACCAACATCGCCGACAACAGGCACTCGCCGCCGGCAAGAAGCCACACCTTCCGAGATCCGGACGCCCACTCCAACTCGGCTTCCCGGACCGGGTCCTGGCCACCGTCCTGCACCTACGACTACAACAACCCCACGACGTCCTTGCCGTGCTGTTCGACTCCCACCGCAGCACCATCCGCCGAGCCGTCACCGAGATCCGGCAACTCCTCCACCAACACGGCACCATGATCACCCCAGCTGCGCTACCAGCAGCCGCCACAGCACTTCTCCGCACCGCAGCCAACCAGCACCAGACAGTCATGGAGATCAAAGCAGCGAGTTAA